TGCCATTAACAAAGACAGTGATTGCATTTTTGCCTTCAAGGCTGAAATTAGTTTCAGAGTGGCTTACAGAAACTTTTAGGATTTGGTTTCTAAAGTTAATCTTAAAGGAATAACCTTTCCATTCGTTAGGGATTTTAGGTTCAAAGTGTAGTGTGTCATTTTTTACACGCATTCCACCAAAACCTTCCACAATACTCATCCAAGTACCCGCCATGGAAGTAATGTGAAGACCTTCTTCGACCTCTTTATTATAGTCGTCTAAATCTAGACGCGATGTGCGTAAATAAAAGGTATATGCTTGTTCCATTCTACCCAAAACTGCCGCCTGAATAGAATGTACGCAAGGCGATAGAGAACTTTCATGAACCGTAAATGGTTCGTAGAAATCAAAATGTTTCTCTAATTGTTCTTTATTAAAATGGTCTTCGAAGAAGTAGAATCCTTGTAGAGTATCTGCTTGCTTGATGTAAGGCGAACGAAGTATTCTATCCCACGACCACTTTTGGTTGATAGGTCGCTGAGCTTTATCTAAATCGTGAACTTTGACTAGTTCTTTATCTAGGAAACCATCTTGTTGTAAATACACTCCGTGTTCTTCTGAATATGGGAAATACATATTGTCTGCAACGGCTTTCCAATGTGCAATTTCGGCATTGTCGAGATTTACTTTGCTCATTACTCTAGCATAATCTGCTGAGAATTCTTTTTGAACCTTGTTGATTTGTTCTATGGCATAATCGATACACCATTTGGCTAAATAGTTGGTGTACCAGTTGTTGTTTACGTTGTTTTCATATTCGTTTGGACCCGTAACCCCAAGAATTACATACTGATTACGATAGGTTGAAAACGTAGCACGTTGTTGCCAAAAACGAGCAATGCCTATCAATACCTCTAGACCTTTTTCAGGGATATAACTATAATCTCCAGTAAAGCGATAGTAGTTGAAAATAGCAAAAGCAATGGCTCCGTTTCTATGAATTTCTTCAAAAGTGATTTCCCATTCGTTGTGGCATTCTTCACCGTTCATAGTAACCATTGGGTACAAAGCTGCGCCATTTTTGAAGCCTAGTTTGGCAGCATTTTCGATGGCTTTTTCTAAATGATTGTATCGATACGCTAATAGATTTCGGGCAACTTCTTGGTCTTTGGTCGCCATATAGAACGGAATACAATAGGCTTCAGTATCCCAATAAGTTGAGCCACCATATTTTTCGCCGGTGAAACCTTTTGGACCAATATTTAAGCGAGAATCTTTACCTAAATAGGTTTGATTTAATTGGAAAATATTAAAACGAATACCTTGTTGTGCTTTGACATCGCCGTCAATGGTAATATCACTCATTTCCCAAATCTTAGCCCAAGCAAGTTTTTGATTTTCAAGTAAAGTGTTATAATCTTCAGCTAGTGCTTTTTCAATTACTTTTTCGGCAGCAATTGTAGTATCATCGTGATTCATTGAAACCGTATATCCACCATATTTTTGAATAGTTGACGATTGATTTTTAGCTGCTTTTACTTCGTAAGTAAAGGTGATTTTATCACCAGTTGTATCCTTATCAACGGGAGAAATTGATAATTCTTCATTATTTAGCAAAAGAACATTATGCATAAATACAGTTGCTAAAAAATTAGTTTTATGGGTTTTAGCTGTTACAAATGCTTCGTTTCCAGTGTTTTTTATATCTAAAGTTTCCCAGAAACGTTCTTCCCAATTGGCATCTTCGTTATGAACACCAGCATCTAAATATGGTTTGTAAATTATAGTTACATCTTTATTTAAAGGAGTAATTTCATAATTGATAACACCTAATTCATCTATATCCAAAGAAAGGAAACGGGTAACTTTTACGGCAACTTCAACATCGTTTTGCAAGATTGCTTCAAAAGAACGGTAATAAATACCTTCTTTCATATTTAGCTCACGACGGAAGTTTTTAACCGCTTTACATTTAGCTAGGTCAAAATTTTCTCCGTTGATTTCTATGTCAATTCCAATCCAGTTTGGTGCATTTAATACTTTAGCAAAATACTTAGGATAACCGTTTTTCCACCAACCTACTTTAGTTTTGTCTGGATAATAAATTCCTGCAATATAACTACCTTGAAATGTTTTGCCAGAATAATGCTCTTCAAAGTTGGCACGTTGACCCATTGCTCCATTTCCGATGCTGAATAAACTCTCAGATGATTTTACTCTTTCAGCATCAAATCCTTCTTCTATAATTGACCAATTGTCAGGTTTAATATAATCTTGGTTCATTTTTTATGATTTGAAAGTGTAGCGATTAAAAAATGAAATAATTGCTAAAACTTTGTTTTTGTTATTTGTTTATTAATTGATTAAAGCATCTATAAAATCAAAGTCTATGAATGTAAAGTCTTCAAAATTATATTGTGCTTCATGTAAAATAATTGCATCTCCAATTCCAATACTTGTCATGTTTGCAATGTTTGCAGCCTGAATTCCCGCTACTGAATCTTCGAAAACAATAGCGTTTTCATTTGTAGTGTTAAGTAATTTTGCTGCTCTGAGGAAAACTTCAGGATCAGGTTTTGCATTAGAAACATCATTCCCATCAACGATAGCATCGAATAATGGAAGAATTCCAGTTTTTTCTAAAATAGGTCGGGCATTTTTGCTTGCAGAACCTAATGCAATAAGTTGGTTTTTGTCTTTTAAATATTTTAAGATAGGCAAAACACCAGGCAATATTTCACTTTCATCTATATCTACCAAATAAGATAGATAATCTTCGTTTTTTTGAATTAGCCATTTGTTTTTGTCTTCTTGTGAAGCATCAACGCCACCAAGTTCTAAAATAATGTCCAATGAACGAACACGACTAACACCTTTTAATTCTTCGTTGTGTTCAGGAGTGAATTCGATTCCGAGTTCTTGGGCCAATTTTTGCCAAGCTAAAAAATGATATTTAGCTGTGTCAACAATAACGCCGTCAAGGTCGAATATGAATGCTTTTTTATTCATTTATT
The window above is part of the Flavobacterium sp. PMTSA4 genome. Proteins encoded here:
- a CDS encoding glycoside hydrolase family 65 protein is translated as MNQDYIKPDNWSIIEEGFDAERVKSSESLFSIGNGAMGQRANFEEHYSGKTFQGSYIAGIYYPDKTKVGWWKNGYPKYFAKVLNAPNWIGIDIEINGENFDLAKCKAVKNFRRELNMKEGIYYRSFEAILQNDVEVAVKVTRFLSLDIDELGVINYEITPLNKDVTIIYKPYLDAGVHNEDANWEERFWETLDIKNTGNEAFVTAKTHKTNFLATVFMHNVLLLNNEELSISPVDKDTTGDKITFTYEVKAAKNQSSTIQKYGGYTVSMNHDDTTIAAEKVIEKALAEDYNTLLENQKLAWAKIWEMSDITIDGDVKAQQGIRFNIFQLNQTYLGKDSRLNIGPKGFTGEKYGGSTYWDTEAYCIPFYMATKDQEVARNLLAYRYNHLEKAIENAAKLGFKNGAALYPMVTMNGEECHNEWEITFEEIHRNGAIAFAIFNYYRFTGDYSYIPEKGLEVLIGIARFWQQRATFSTYRNQYVILGVTGPNEYENNVNNNWYTNYLAKWCIDYAIEQINKVQKEFSADYARVMSKVNLDNAEIAHWKAVADNMYFPYSEEHGVYLQQDGFLDKELVKVHDLDKAQRPINQKWSWDRILRSPYIKQADTLQGFYFFEDHFNKEQLEKHFDFYEPFTVHESSLSPCVHSIQAAVLGRMEQAYTFYLRTSRLDLDDYNKEVEEGLHITSMAGTWMSIVEGFGGMRVKNDTLHFEPKIPNEWKGYSFKINFRNQILKVSVSHSETNFSLEGKNAITVFVNGKEVLVEPNSLVTV
- the pgmB gene encoding beta-phosphoglucomutase, with amino-acid sequence MNKKAFIFDLDGVIVDTAKYHFLAWQKLAQELGIEFTPEHNEELKGVSRVRSLDIILELGGVDASQEDKNKWLIQKNEDYLSYLVDIDESEILPGVLPILKYLKDKNQLIALGSASKNARPILEKTGILPLFDAIVDGNDVSNAKPDPEVFLRAAKLLNTTNENAIVFEDSVAGIQAANIANMTSIGIGDAIILHEAQYNFEDFTFIDFDFIDALIN